The Ananas comosus cultivar F153 linkage group 6, ASM154086v1, whole genome shotgun sequence genome segment AGAGTGAAAGAGGAGAGTCCTCTTAATACTTCGAGGAACGGGGCCGGTTCGGTTTGGACCAGTTTGGAAATAAACCGGAATCGAACCGGGTTGAAATGGTTTTCAAAAATTGGATTAAAaatgtaggaaaaaaataaaggtgAAAAATATACGAGAACCCCCTTAACTATAGAGGCGTCTGAGATATATCCGCAACTATTTTTTAAGTTGAGGTCCAAGGCCATCAATTTCTAATTTCTCGAAATTAAGAGATTttagtcaaaagaaaaaatagaaattttatttaattcattgaaaattttatgaaatttaataactttattcACTTTATAGCAGATAAAATGATATTATTAATGGTTAATAGTTAATAAAGTCATTAaacttgaaaaattataaattaattgtataaaattttaatagttgaaggggtctttatacatttttatctaaaaaaaaaagtaaacagaATATAGAATTTATCATAACTATTAcacattttggtaaattttatattagaacAGCAACTAAATGTGGTAGAAAGATTGggtgttaaaatataaattaaggaaaaattgaacagccaaatcaaaatgatctataactCAGATaagcttatttatttttaccgaaaaaaaagaataaaaccaTACAAAACTTACATAAACTATTCTAGTTCTGGTATATTTAACCCATCTTAATCTTTGGAGCATAGTTACCGTCCAAATTCCTATGGCCGAGTTAAAAATTTGTCctattatactttatatatatataaatatttcgaGTCTAGTCCTGACGTTTTCCTCAGATTCCAGCATACACTCATCAATATTAGATGATGTGAACTCGTCTTGTTAACTTTAGTCGATTTTGTAATGAACCGCACTCTTTAAACCCTGGTGTTTTCATTAGGATCAAGTAGTACACTCTCAAAGcattaggcgatgtgagactcgacTTGTTAATATTAGTCGACTTTTTGGGGAGCCGTGCTTCATTCACATCGATTGTGAGTCGGGAAGTCGCACTGTGACCACCATATCATCTCGACTCAGCtaaaactcatctcacacttttttttctggctctgataccaaccgTGAAGCCCGGCTTTTCTGAGAGCTCACCTATTATAGAATTAGTTTAATTCTAACATACTCAACCCTCTTAACTTCTTAAGTATAGTTATCacttaaattattataattaaattaaaaaatttaatcctaTTATGTTAGTATTGTCTAATAGTCTATAGTCCAGATAAGTTTCGTAATTTGTtggttttacaaaaaaaaaacttaaaattaaataaaaataaaaataataaaaaaaataaaatactattgcTGTTTTGGCTTAGACCATCTGCTTAAACCCCTCGTTCCATTCCACGGCTTCGAAAGTAGTATTACTGCTGCGAAAGGCCAAAAGCAGCGGATCGAAGGGAAAAAGCGCTTCTCCAAAcaccccccgccgccgccgccgcttcttcTACCAGCAGTAGAACGCTCTAGATCTCTTCTCCCCGGAGCTTCAACGAGCTCTCTCATGGCGACGAACTAcgaagggggaggaggaggaggaggaggaggaagcggcGGCGCGGCGCCTCCGAAGTCCATCCCCTCCGGCGACGACGCCGTGTGGGCCGACGCCGCCCCGCTCATCGAGGCCGCGTGCAATGGTAAACCCTAGCCATCTAGGGCTTCTTTTCTCGCTCCTCATTTTCGTTCTCCGTGATCCATTTGTGGGTGTTTGTTGGATAGGGGACCGGAAAAGTAATGCCTCAAGAGGAAAGTGTTTGCTGTGTTTGCTatgtttagggttaggtttttgTCTTGGTAGGTGGGTGTAAAGAGATGCAGCGGTTCACTTTTCTAGGTAGGATTTCTTAAGAAAGATTGTGTTTTGgagcataaagtagaaaaaAGGTTGCATTAATGTCAGGTGAAGTGTTTATGATGGATAACTGTGTGGAATATGCGATTTTACTGCTCCGCGCCTCCTATTTTGGCTGGCTTTTAATAGCTTCTCTGCTCCGTGAAGCAGTAGCTAAGCATTTGTAATTCGGAGCTTTTCCTGTGGTGGGAAGCTGAAATGAGATTTCGGGCTTCAAAAGCAGAAACtccaatttgaagtttttctaaaatagCTGCGGAAAAAGATTGCACTAATGTTGAATGATGTGTTATGACGGATAATTGTGTGGGATATGGAATATTACTGCTATCTGCCTGCTATTGAGGAATTAGAAATCATTTGATTTCGAGGCTGTTTGTTTACTGTTGCCATATTTCCAACATTTACAAATCAAGTGTCTGAAATCTTGAAGAGATGAAATTGTTCGCCGCAGGACTCTCTGAAGATTTATGTTTTAGAAgtgttgaaattttatttattttcatatttgagGGTTTAAAATAGCATATGTTGTTGTAATCTTTGTGACAAATTGAAACCACTCGTCTCCTTTGCAAGATTAGTGCTTCATATGTTGCCTGCTTTGGCGACAGCTTCATGCATGGTAAGAGACTTTGAAATATTATGTTCTTAATTTCTAGTGCGTTTTTTGTTATGATTGGCAAGTCTGAACCCACACTGAGTTAAAATCTGCCTATAAAAGTCCTAAACAAAAATAGGAACGAAGGATTGCTGCATACATGCTACAGACACAAAAAATCTGCCTATACCCCTCTGAATTGTGTATTTGCTTATGGACATCTCAATTTTCATGTATTTGCTTCTATGCCCATACATACAGTTGCTAGAAACTGTCATTTGCTGAACTACGGTTGAAATCGCAGGTCAGGATTTGAATTGACTTAAAGTAGCCTTAATGACATGTTGTTAACTATATTAAAgggtgttttctttttgtttctgttGCTTTGACTCTCCTGGTATAACAGTCATTTTGATTATTTGGTGCTTTTCGTACTTTTGAAAAGCAGTTTTCCTATGGTCCACTTGCTCAATATCTTTTTCTCTAATTACTTCATGCTTATAGATCTTCAGGAGGGGGAACTTGTACACGGAGAGAACTTCAGTCTTTTTGCTGCTATGTCTGCGTTGGAGGTATTGATTACTGATCTGTTTCCATGTTGGTGTCTCTTTTCATCTTTAATTAGAGTATAGTTTCAATTCTTGCATCTTATTTTGTATATGCAAAAAACATAAATTGTATTAGTTATTATGCGAACAGAGAAGACGaccttttttttgttgcttttctCTGTCTTTGGTCAATTAGTTTTTGTCATAATTCTTATGTAGATAATGGATCCAAAGATGGACCCTGGAATTGAGAGTAGTGGATATTGCTCAGTTGATGAAGCAATCGAAAATGGTATTGCTCCAGTTCCTCTTAGTTTTGACCGAACTGTTGATGTTAAGCATACTCTTGATGTCATGGATCACCTTTTAGCATGTGAGGTATGTAGCAATAtgtacttaaattttttatgtaggATTACAAAACTTTCAGTATTTAACACTAGCAGTATTTACAGGCAACATGGCACAATGGTCATTCACTAGCACAGACTGTCTTTTCATGCATCTATATTCTGAGGATTGAAAGAACATCACCACATCCCTTATTACACTCATATTGCAGAGTCATGCGCGCCACTTGTAATGCTGTTGTTTCGGCTGTATCCGATGCTCGAACACATGAGGTATACTAGACCAGACAAATTGTCGCTTGTAGTTAAATTCTGAGTAGTCTTGTTTTAGAATGAATTGTATTTTGCCAAAGCATATTATTGATTGACCTGGAAAGAGCTTTTCTTTAAACTTATGTATTAATTTTAACCTATGTATTAATTCTTTAAGTGATGAGGAATTAGGGAATTTGGTTAACTTATTTGAATTCTGAAATTGTGTTCTTTCCATAATCCATACATCGGATGCTTTGTATATATAATCTGAGGAAATATGTAATTTTATGTACTGAATGAAACCTAAAATTGCTCACGGTTACTCCCTTCACTCTTGTTGCGTCTGTTCAGTAGCTCTCTGATTATGTTCGGTGGGAGCTGAAACATTTCTGGGCTGTGTATAAGCAGTAGTCTTTTTGGTGGTTTCTTTTTCAAAAGCTACCCTACATTTCTCTGTCTGTTTTGACTCTTTCAGCATTCTTAATAGACTAGAGGCCTTTTCTGTTTGGAGTTGACAAAAATGAAGAATAATGAAGGTCTAGCTCGTAGACTACAATAACGAAGAATTGTGAATTCTTCAAATCAACCTGCATCTTAATCGGTGAAATAGGCAACTGTTTCTCTTTACATGCTGTTTTTGTTTGGGCTATAATTCTAAGACGATCGCAGGATTTCTAGGCAATCCAACCGAACACTGGTTTGTTCAAGATAGCTTTAGAACACCGAATTTAACTTAAATTGTCTCTACTAGCTAATTGGACACAATGTAGGAGGTGAAGTAAGAATTAAGCAAAGGAATGAAGTGCAAAGAAACATGGATGATTTTGAAAACTGAATAGTAGAGCCAGACAGAGGGGGAGGGACGCTCGGACATCATTATTACACATTTTTAATGACATTACCTTGTGACACATATACTCGTTAGTAAAGTACAACTTATTTTAAGGGTTTAATATTGGAGAATCTTTTCTTCCTTTATTGCCTCAACAAAGGTGGAACCCACACTTTCCATCTTCTTGTGTCTTAAGAGAGATAATTACTCCATTCATTTTGTGCAATACAGAACATTTTCGTACATTTTGCACCGGATATTTCATGTTTTTATTACTTGTTAAGCTTTTGATTACTTTTGCCTTTGGACATTGCTTTTGATTCTGTTTCTTAACATGATGATTTTGACTTCTTATGCTTCCTTGCAGGAAGAGGATCTTTTCACAATGTCTTATGGCTTGCCATTGAAAGATGGAGGTGATGATAAGTGTTTGTCGATTTTGAATTCTGTTGAAGAAACAGTTTCGCGCCAATTGCGTGCATGTAAGGCTCAACCATCTAAAAAGAAGGTGTTAGAAGGTATTCAACAACCCTATCAGTATAACAAACCAACTAGCTCACTAGTTACTTGTTGGGCCGAAAccactagcccaaaatgctACAACCCAAGTTACCAATTATAGGCTACTATAACTTATCCTTTCTTTATCCAATTGAGACCCCATTTAGTTCGGGGATAAAGTGGGGATAATgcaagttatccccgctattcggCCAAACAAAATAGTTTTTGCCCAAGGTATTTTATCCTTGGcaaaccttgctattctcgGTTATCCCGGGATAGCTTGCGATAAACTATTCTATtcttttggtggaatagtgctattctaaGGTTTAATTCCAAGCtttattaagattataaattaaaataaagtaaattatgtaGATATAACGtattacatattataataaattaattttattataaaaactattaattctactatagtaatatatattattgtacttaaatagaataataattatcataataaattatacttaaatattataataaattatttctattgaATTTatgtttaagtagaatttgaaaaaaaaatatttttataataaattatttctgtcaaatcatattttataataaattatttttgtaataatattttatgaaatcaaattttataacaaaTTCAACCATCACTTTTTTCCACTATCCTctactattttataaaatttacaaacacaATTTTAGTTATTCCTAGGAATAGAAGGATTACAAACCAAAtacaattttacttttattcctgATTATATCCCAGGGATAAAAGAATTTATCCCAATGTTTGttatcctcgaaccaaacggggcctaagggACAATCAGCGTGTAACAAACTTCCCATCTTTAGGCCCTAATGCCCTTGTTAGGTCCACTAATGCAATCTAGGACTACCAAGCAAAGtggattctagaggtggctccaaTAGGCTTGAGAGGTGGTTCCTCTTGTATCcatggtgtagcactttgtacAGTATAGTTCATAGTTCCCACACTTCTGGTGGCAACCTGCTGACCGCCATATGTAACGACCGACTATCTTGCTGGTATTAGTAACTTGTTGGGTGACTGGGTCTAAACCAtaggctcaaaatgcttaacccAAGGTTACAAACACTGGAGTGGCACACCTTGTACACCTATGTGCAGTCCCTTCTCTTTACATTATAGGATTGTTGGGTGTGAAAATCAGCCTCTCATTTTACCATTAcataaatgaaaaaagaaaatgtaaaaaaattataattttaaatgtaCCGACTTTTCTGTATCATACGAAATTTGTTTCCAACGTGTTGCTAACTTGCTCATATATAAGTTTGAACTACCTTTGTGTATAGGGACgtaaaaactttcaaaatactTCATAGATCTGATTGTTATTACAGCCCACTACTTATAATTGGATTGTCTTCACACGAGATTAGCATTCTATTTTTAGTATCATTAAGTGCACGGATAACTATTAAGAGGAAAAATGAAGGATAATGTTATGCGTCTTATGCCACCATGAGTCATTTTGCTCCATGGTGTATTCAACTAGCTGTAAATATTATAAACTGCTATTATTTGGTTCATTTTGATTAGATGTGTTGTATCCAACAACTTATATAATTGATGTGATACTTCCACTTCTATGATATTAGAACTGCAAGAATGGCCTGAAGATTAGGTTACTTGTAGTTGTACGATGATGCTTGTGTAATAGAGTAAGAGAAATTATACTGATTTAAGgactattatttaattttgatttgttataatttactttatatttttatagttgttGGCAATAAGCCATTAAATTTTGCACTTTCCATGATTGCAGAGTTTGAATCCCTACAAACAAATCCAGATTTGGAAGAGGGTTATTGTAGAGCTGTTCTATGCCGATTACGTTTTCGTAAGGTCTTAACCCATGTTCCTTTTTGCATTATTGTGTTGTTTTGATATTATATGGTATGACATGTTATATTTTTTAGGGGTTATTGCTTCCTGCAATGGTAATTCTTGGATTTGCGACTGCATGATTTCTGGTTCATCACTTGAGAGCATCCACTTCATGCAAAAATGCCTAGGGTTACTTAGGACTGTTTCCAAATACGATCTTCCTGGAGCCCTCTTTGTGGGATTGGGACCGTGACAAGGAAATTGCCTTGTTGGGAACTTGTCTTAGTTTTCGAAAGATAAATATGTTTTGTATGTTGAATAATCTGAGCTATATactttgaatataaataaatgtacCATGTCTTTGGGACAAAAAGAACGTATCAGTATTTCCACTACTTGGTTGATCGAAGTGTTGTTTCTTAGCAGCTCCATTTTCTACAACCTACACATTTTGTTTGTTGTGATTTTACTGGGcttttcagaaatttttttgtcaaaacTTGATTTGACACTCTGATAGGCCAACtgtactaaaatttaaattatcttaatttttggTTTTGCTTTTGGCTTGTGGAATTAGGAGAAATTGCTTTTTAAGCTTTTCTTCTATGTGGTAAGAGTTTAGATGTAGAAGAAACATTTTGTtagaatgaaaagagaaaagcaaGTGAAGCAAACCAACCAAAAGAAAATTGCAAAATGAACTCCCAGAAGCTAGAGATGAATAAGTATGAAATATACTGTATAAACCGATACCATCTCTCTAGTCAGCAGTAGTAAAATTTTCAGTTTCATCTAATATGTCTTCTAAATAACATAAAATGATGTATTTAATTTGGTAATTGTGTCCAGAAAATCCATCCATTACCATTATTACTAATTaaccaccatttttttttttttttttcagaaagagCTAATTTGCTTTATGTAATAATAGGGTAATTTGCATGTATGGAGCTGAGCAGTACATCCTCCTATTAGTCCGGTGATTCATACTTGTCACTATGCATTGTCATGGTTTGTTTTCTAGATTATATTCTGCCTTATGGCTTTTTCCACTAATTATCAATTGAATGATGAAAATATGCTGTCTCTATCTGATATTAGTTCAGTTGACTACTTATCTTTTATACTATTCAATATTGGTCTATTGCTGTTCTCTTCACCATTATATTTGTACTCACTGGTTtacattattataattattttagtaGTAGCCTTACCATTTTCAAATGTTTTCAGCATTTCTATCATGCTCTAACCTGCATGAGGAAACCTCAAGGAAGAGGATTGGAGTTGGCTCGTAAACATATTGCTGCATGCTTATCTGAACTAGATAACATGTTCAAATCTCTGGACTTTCTTAGATCTCATTCGTTCTATCAAGAAAGCGCTGTAACTAGTACAACCGCCTCAGGTTGCAGGCCTATTGGTTTTGATGTTAGCTTAAATAGCAGACTGTTGAGCCCTACTCCGCCACGTGCAGTCAAAGTACTTAGCTGGATAGATGTAAGCACTGAAAATTGATTGTAAATGCCTTTTTCCGTACTTGTAAAAATTGATTTACTTTTCTATAAGATCAGTAAGAAAAGTATTGAAGTGAAGTTGCATGCAACATAGATAATTTCTTTAGattatttcttttatcattctttttctGATTATCCATTTAATCTGGTTTTTCAGGCTGTTAGTTATTTTGAGAAGCTTCTGCATTATTTAGATACCAtatgctctttctctctcgatCCAGCTCTTGAAAGCGTTCTTCACTTTATTGTTAAGTTTCAATTATCACAACCACCTCTAGTTGCACGAGCTCATCTGCAGGTATGCTAAAAAGTGTTTAGTTTAAGAGCACACCCATCAAATTCTAGTTTTCACTTTTAATCTCATAGCATTTGGGTATTCTGCTACACCTTATTTTAATAACTGAATTAGTATATGTATTGATATGTGTAGTCATTTAACAGCTCTTTTCTTAATATGTCCAATATCACTCGATATATATGCTGTCAAACAGATAAACCATGAAAGGCTGCTGGCTGGATGTGATTGGCTACTCTTTTACACTTGTGTTAATCTTGTAATTACGTTCGTTATGAAAGGCTGCTGACTTATGCAACTAATCTTGATTTATTTGAGTAATGATGTTGTCCTTGTGGTATTGTTATAAACCTTTTTCTTCATCAAGAATGCATA includes the following:
- the LOC109711908 gene encoding N-alpha-acetyltransferase 35, NatC auxiliary subunit isoform X1, which encodes MATNYEGGGGGGGGGSGGAAPPKSIPSGDDAVWADAAPLIEAACNDLQEGELVHGENFSLFAAMSALEIMDPKMDPGIESSGYCSVDEAIENGIAPVPLSFDRTVDVKHTLDVMDHLLACEATWHNGHSLAQTVFSCIYILRIERTSPHPLLHSYCRVMRATCNAVVSAVSDARTHEEEDLFTMSYGLPLKDGGDDKCLSILNSVEETVSRQLRACKAQPSKKKVLEEFESLQTNPDLEEGYCRAVLCRLRFRKHFYHALTCMRKPQGRGLELARKHIAACLSELDNMFKSLDFLRSHSFYQESAVTSTTASGCRPIGFDVSLNSRLLSPTPPRAVKVLSWIDAVSYFEKLLHYLDTICSFSLDPALESVLHFIVKFQLSQPPLVARAHLQLLLVHDGKLYGRDSFSDVIARSLALPDVTKDKEFQTNEFVLQLGQLLINLIKILCANTAWQRRKLGKILQDWSVISIQLELALKREFGELLNSSVDESVCMKVSKHLLMWAQEQTYWIALRFLTLGFELQLYSPSEYCMVYWYMYVIFMKQVETMQIRIVTGSDSSRRKGKKKRDHHARDSGRDAMASSYCLLLQCYMCLSEGLAMMLAALRNESNAFQMLNIFNSEQERFIQHFELLQKAQVPEHISYHIFKESTAHACISDVVKHNYFREAQRIAASLKGSFSADPERLAELRLIEQVAEHNRIALNVINQVGAGDPTLRVPLEFTHHNHFVVAVVKRS
- the LOC109711908 gene encoding N-alpha-acetyltransferase 35, NatC auxiliary subunit isoform X2 → MATNYEGGGGGGGGGSGGAAPPKSIPSGDDAVWADAAPLIEAACNDLQEGELVHGENFSLFAAMSALEIMDPKMDPGIESSGYCSVDEAIENGIAPVPLSFDRTVDVKHTLDVMDHLLACEATWHNGHSLAQTVFSCIYILRIERTSPHPLLHSYCRVMRATCNAVVSAVSDARTHEEEDLFTMSYGLPLKDGGDDKCLSILNSVEETVSRQLRACKAQPSKKKVLEEFESLQTNPDLEEGYCRAVLCRLRFRKHFYHALTCMRKPQGRGLELARKHIAACLSELDNMFKSLDFLRSHSFYQESAVTSTTASGCRPIGFDVSLNSRLLSPTPPRAVKVLSWIDAVSYFEKLLHYLDTICSFSLDPALESVLHFIVKFQLSQPPLVARAHLQLLLVHDGKLYGRDSFSDVIARSLALPDVTKDKEFQTNEFVLQLGQLLINLIKILCANTAWQRRKLGKILQDWSVISIQLELALKREFGELLNSSVDESVCMKVSKHLLMWAQEQTYWIALRFLTLGFELQLYSPSEYCMVYWYMYVIFMKQVETMQIRIVTGSDSSRRKGKKKRDHHARDSGRDAMASSYCLLLQCYMCLSEGLAMMLAALRNESNAFQMLNIFNSEQELVILFPAVYPAFRASPESTSSRAHLIPHFQRINCPCMHI